The Cryptococcus neoformans var. neoformans B-3501A chromosome 7, whole genome shotgun sequence genome window below encodes:
- a CDS encoding hypothetical protein (HMMPfam hit to Cyt-b5, Cytochrome b5-like Heme/Steroid binding domain, score: 60.4, E(): 4.9e-15), which produces MPSKQDVPLPFTSSRPLPSRQPTTSRPGGTLKRNKTLTRPERHVAPAPLIAPPTQSFSPASPLPQSDGFINIDWWRLWAYATTFWAPPALLRWFGIKEKQSRQAWREKIALCWIAVLMGGVVGFVTMGLQRALCPADQQNQSMYQRLGDTNMTLSISGWAFNISTSITQSNVDFYSLANQMPGQDITDLFTRSVSDYPACTSSLAYASGAFCNSTSSSSNTSCVLSTMSQETFDGLQIQNTSLLEGYSWDQVAKLENYMVIDGYVLNMSPYLSSNPSAVEGDEVDSIIRHVLNNQTGSGKDATRLFFNRQVPQDAVGCMKARYVAGRIDKITPGCFVASLFLYVSLVVILAVVLARFAMASWGEKE; this is translated from the exons ATGCCGTCAAAACAAGATGTGCCACTTCCATTCACTTCATCACGACCGTTACCTTCCCGTCAACCAACCACATCCCGCCCAGGAGGCACTCTCAAACGAAATAAGACCCTCACTCGACCTGAACGACACGTGGCCCCCGCACCTCTTATCGCCCCTCCTACTCAATCGTTCTCCCCTGCGTCGCCTTTACCTCAATCAGACGGTTTTATTAATATCGATTGGTGGAGATTATGGGCGTACGCAACTACCTTTTGGGCGCCGCCGGCATTGTTAAGATGGTTTGGGATCAAGGAGAAGCAAAGCAGACAAGCatggagggagaagattgCATTATGTTGGATAGCGGTACTTATGGGTGGGGTGGTAGGGTTTGTGACGATGGGTTTACAGCGGGCGCTGTGCCCTGCCGATCAGCAGAATCAGAGCATGTATCAGCGTCTAGGCGATACCAATA TGACACTGAGCATATCTGGCTGGGCATTCAACATTTCAACCTCAATTACACAATCCAATGTCGATTTTTACTCCCTCGCAAACCAAATGCCCGGCCAAGACATCACCGACCTTTTCACTCGAAGCGTCTCTGACTATCCGGCATGTACATCCTCGCTTGCATACGCTTCGGGTGCCTTCTGCAACTCTacttcatcatcaagtAATACAAGCTGTGTATTATCTACCATGTCTCAAGAGACATTCGACGGTCTCCAAATCCAGAATACTTCGCTCTTGGAAGGCTACAGCTGGGACCAAGTCGCTAAACTCGAAAATTACATGGTCATCGACGGTTACGTCCTCAACATGTCTCCTtacctctcttccaaccctTCTGCCGTCGAAGGAGACGAAGTCGATAGTATCATCCGTCACGTCCTCAATAACCAAACCGGCTCAGGTAAAGACGCTAcccgtctcttcttcaaccgtCAAGTCCCCCAGGATGCTGTTGGCTGTATGAAAGCGCGGTACGTCGCCGGCCGAATAGATAAAATCACCCCCGGATGTTTCGTCGCCAGCCTTTTTCTGTACGTATCGCTTGTGGTGATCCTAGCGGTGGTGTTGGCGAGGTTTGCGATGGC gagttggggagaaaaggaataA